The following proteins come from a genomic window of Paenibacillus spongiae:
- a CDS encoding ABC transporter permease, with amino-acid sequence MQAAEQPAMEAAVKLQSNRHKRLKKAYRQKYLFLMIMPAIILIFVFHYIPLAGWLIAFKNYQIGISLWKVPWAGLDYFKMFFLESADYIYLIRNTLVMNISVIVLNLTVAMIFAILLNEVRHSWFKKIIQTVSFFPFFVSWVIVYAIIHALMAESTGAINVTLIKHGIIEQGINVLGDKAYSWVLIIFVMGWKYLGYNGVIYLASIASIPSEQYEAAAIDGAGRFGKIWYITIPNLMPTLIILLIMNVGWVLNSDFELFYLFTNPTNWETMEVLDMYIYKFGLTLGNFPYATAVGIIKTIISLLLVIGANALSKKVTNKSLL; translated from the coding sequence ATGCAGGCGGCGGAGCAGCCGGCCATGGAAGCCGCGGTGAAACTGCAAAGCAATCGTCATAAGCGGCTAAAAAAGGCGTATCGGCAAAAGTATTTATTTCTTATGATCATGCCGGCGATTATTTTAATTTTCGTATTTCACTATATCCCGTTAGCCGGTTGGCTGATCGCTTTTAAAAATTACCAAATTGGCATCAGCTTATGGAAGGTACCGTGGGCGGGGCTCGATTATTTCAAGATGTTTTTCTTGGAAAGCGCCGATTATATCTACTTGATTCGCAATACCTTGGTCATGAACATATCGGTTATTGTCTTGAATCTTACGGTAGCGATGATCTTCGCAATTCTTCTGAATGAGGTGCGTCATTCCTGGTTCAAGAAGATCATTCAAACGGTCTCCTTCTTTCCCTTTTTCGTATCGTGGGTCATTGTATATGCGATTATTCACGCTCTGATGGCGGAATCGACCGGAGCAATCAACGTTACGCTGATCAAGCATGGGATTATTGAGCAGGGCATTAATGTCCTGGGGGATAAAGCTTATTCCTGGGTGCTCATCATCTTTGTGATGGGGTGGAAGTATTTGGGGTACAACGGGGTGATTTACCTCGCCTCGATCGCGTCAATCCCATCGGAGCAGTACGAAGCGGCGGCAATTGACGGAGCCGGACGGTTCGGGAAAATTTGGTACATCACCATTCCAAATTTAATGCCGACGCTTATCATTCTGCTTATCATGAATGTCGGTTGGGTGCTGAATTCCGATTTTGAGCTGTTCTATCTGTTCACGAATCCGACCAACTGGGAGACAATGGAAGTCTTAGATATGTATATATACAAATTTGGCTTGACGCTTGGCAATTTCCCTTATGCGACTGCGGTCGGGATCATTAAAACGATCATTAGCCTGCTTCTGGTTATCGGCGCCAACGCACTTTCCAAGAAGGTGACGAACAAATCGCTGCTCTAG
- a CDS encoding Gfo/Idh/MocA family protein: MAIKVGIVGARGLSTLQGFKSLPDTEVVALCDLDGDYCRETAAKHGIPRTYRIYEDMLASDIDAVVVATPMQLHVPQTILALQSGKHVLSEVTAGVSMDELWWLKETVESTGSVYMMAENYCYIPQNQLILSMVKQGLFGEVYFGEGEYLHDIRSLAFRHNRSGAAEGTKATWRNYWQLGKRGAFYPTHSLGPVMQWFEGDRIRSVSCYGTGWHTDNRFRQEDTSITLCQMESGKLIKLRIDCISKRPHNMSYYTLQGTKGCFEAPRGLGDQHKVWFESDSEHPDHAKWRPLSDYNAYLPERYKNVTEEQKAAGHWGGDFFIVEDFVHAVKGLQKPAIDVYDACEWTAVALLSELSAMNGGKSMEMPDFRKASSYAEQITRI, translated from the coding sequence ATGGCCATAAAAGTCGGTATCGTAGGCGCGAGGGGGCTTAGTACGCTCCAAGGATTCAAAAGCTTGCCGGATACGGAAGTGGTGGCGCTTTGCGATTTGGACGGAGACTATTGTAGGGAGACCGCCGCCAAACACGGCATACCGCGTACTTATCGCATTTATGAAGACATGCTGGCTTCGGATATCGATGCGGTGGTCGTTGCAACGCCGATGCAGCTGCATGTGCCCCAAACGATATTGGCCCTGCAATCGGGCAAACATGTGTTGAGCGAGGTAACCGCCGGTGTCTCCATGGACGAATTATGGTGGCTGAAAGAAACCGTGGAATCAACGGGAAGCGTCTATATGATGGCGGAAAACTATTGCTATATCCCGCAAAACCAACTGATCTTGAGCATGGTGAAACAGGGGCTGTTCGGCGAGGTGTATTTCGGCGAAGGCGAGTATCTGCACGATATCCGAAGTCTTGCGTTCCGCCACAACCGCAGTGGAGCGGCGGAAGGCACGAAGGCGACCTGGCGCAATTACTGGCAGCTTGGCAAACGCGGCGCCTTTTATCCGACTCACAGCCTTGGGCCCGTGATGCAATGGTTCGAGGGGGATCGTATTCGTTCCGTTTCCTGTTATGGAACCGGTTGGCATACGGATAACCGTTTTCGCCAGGAAGACACCTCGATTACGCTGTGCCAGATGGAGAGCGGGAAGCTGATCAAGCTGCGAATCGATTGCATTTCCAAGCGCCCGCATAATATGAGCTACTATACGCTCCAAGGAACGAAGGGCTGCTTCGAAGCGCCTCGTGGACTCGGAGACCAGCATAAAGTATGGTTTGAATCCGACAGCGAGCATCCGGATCATGCCAAGTGGCGGCCGTTGAGCGATTATAATGCGTATTTGCCTGAGCGGTACAAGAACGTAACGGAAGAGCAGAAGGCAGCAGGACACTGGGGAGGTGATTTCTTCATCGTTGAGGATTTCGTCCATGCGGTTAAGGGGCTGCAAAAGCCTGCGATCGACGTATACGATGCTTGCGAATGGACGGCAGTAGCGCTGCTCTCCGAGCTATCCGCGATGAACGGCGGGAAGAGCATGGAGATGCCGGATTTCCGGAAAGCCTCCTCCTACGCCGAGCAGATTACCCGGATATAA
- a CDS encoding extracellular solute-binding protein, translating to MTVLKKVTAIAAGVLLLVVTACSGGSDTGNAGQKPGDSSSQELYTIKVLSSAANPIVKKSDETPIGKVIKDKFNIVFELIPYTGNYRDKLNMMLASGDYPEILRVERQDLVMKYISAGAALPLDDFVENSTYFKDSFQELISYWRMPANDGKLYKWEMAVPQDVNNFCECNDIAVRIDVLKEQGYPKLLSTDSYIAFLKKAIAAQPTTNGKKTLGVVAPFAESWGMAGILPILYEKGDKYIAIGNEGVVFNIKEQKFEDMLLNPYTKESIQFFNKLYQEGLLDNESFTDTYNQVLEKIKSGQALAFYYTMWAKDVVNNTLEKAGHPELEYVQLPIQTNTMVEEGQKKNLRLETVRPFDSIMITKEAKDPKRIFELVDWISSEEGQLLLQSGIEGMHYKKVDGKRVLTDEFKKGYKEDVDYMAKQGFGFFNILGFKAASAKDGQPYSLLSDINVHDEFTLTAPVAETYKAMGWENSRDWYLKNGVPAPTGLASGVIIDPASPEGLTSQKMVELRIKSSANLIRSKSDAEFEANWQAVIEQYQALNPQKVVDKYNELLKEQLEIVKKFKN from the coding sequence GTGACTGTACTCAAAAAGGTAACGGCTATTGCCGCCGGCGTTCTACTGTTAGTGGTCACAGCTTGTTCCGGCGGATCGGACACCGGTAATGCGGGTCAAAAACCCGGGGATTCCTCTTCTCAAGAGCTGTACACGATTAAAGTGTTGTCCTCCGCAGCCAATCCCATCGTGAAGAAGAGTGACGAAACACCGATCGGTAAGGTGATAAAGGATAAATTCAATATCGTTTTTGAACTCATTCCTTACACCGGCAATTATCGGGATAAGTTGAACATGATGCTCGCTTCGGGCGATTATCCGGAAATTTTGCGGGTGGAACGACAAGATTTGGTGATGAAATATATAAGCGCAGGGGCGGCATTGCCATTAGACGATTTTGTGGAAAATTCAACTTATTTCAAGGACTCCTTCCAGGAGCTGATCTCTTACTGGAGGATGCCGGCCAATGACGGCAAGCTGTACAAGTGGGAGATGGCTGTTCCGCAGGACGTCAACAATTTTTGCGAATGCAATGACATTGCCGTTCGAATCGACGTGTTGAAGGAGCAGGGCTATCCGAAGCTGCTCAGCACCGATTCTTATATTGCGTTTCTCAAGAAGGCGATTGCGGCGCAACCGACGACCAACGGGAAGAAGACGCTCGGCGTCGTGGCGCCATTCGCCGAATCATGGGGAATGGCGGGCATTCTGCCTATTCTTTATGAGAAAGGCGACAAATATATCGCGATCGGCAACGAGGGCGTTGTCTTTAACATCAAGGAACAAAAATTCGAAGACATGCTCCTTAACCCGTACACGAAAGAGTCGATACAATTCTTCAATAAGCTGTACCAGGAAGGGCTGCTAGACAATGAAAGCTTTACGGATACGTACAATCAAGTATTGGAGAAGATCAAATCCGGTCAAGCGCTTGCTTTCTACTATACCATGTGGGCCAAGGATGTTGTGAACAATACGCTGGAGAAAGCCGGACATCCGGAACTGGAGTATGTCCAGCTGCCCATTCAAACGAATACCATGGTCGAAGAGGGCCAGAAGAAAAATTTGCGTTTGGAAACCGTCCGTCCATTCGATTCGATCATGATTACGAAAGAAGCGAAAGATCCCAAGCGGATATTTGAACTGGTGGACTGGATTTCCTCGGAGGAAGGACAGCTTCTTCTTCAGTCCGGCATAGAAGGGATGCACTACAAGAAAGTGGACGGCAAACGGGTCCTTACCGACGAGTTCAAGAAGGGATATAAGGAAGACGTCGATTATATGGCGAAGCAGGGCTTCGGTTTCTTCAACATCCTCGGATTCAAGGCTGCCTCGGCCAAAGACGGTCAACCGTATAGTTTGCTAAGCGATATCAATGTTCACGATGAATTTACTTTGACCGCACCGGTAGCCGAAACCTACAAAGCCATGGGCTGGGAGAACTCGAGGGATTGGTATTTGAAGAATGGCGTTCCGGCTCCGACCGGCCTGGCAAGCGGCGTGATTATCGATCCGGCCAGTCCGGAAGGATTGACTTCTCAGAAGATGGTGGAGCTTCGGATCAAAAGCTCGGCTAATCTGATCCGGTCCAAATCGGATGCGGAATTCGAAGCAAACTGGCAAGCAGTAATTGAACAATATCAAGCTCTCAACCCGCAGAAGGTTGTCGATAAGTACAATGAGCTTCTAAAGGAGCAGCTGGAAATTGTGAAAAAGTTTAAGAATTAA